Proteins encoded in a region of the Sphingopyxis sp. OAS728 genome:
- a CDS encoding ribonuclease HII, whose product MIVGVDEAGRGPLAGPVVAAAVLLCEGGIVGLDDSKKLTAKRRGELEIEIKARCRWGVGEASVAEIDRINILQATFLAMTRAVEALGFDPHEVLVDGNRLPRWRYTARAIIGGDALHPCISAASIIAKEHRDRFMVAAARDFPGFGWETNMGYGTAQHLAALRQHGPTPHHRTSFAPVAQMQLV is encoded by the coding sequence ATGATCGTCGGGGTCGACGAAGCCGGACGCGGGCCGCTGGCCGGGCCTGTGGTCGCAGCGGCGGTGCTGCTTTGCGAGGGCGGAATCGTCGGGCTGGACGATTCCAAAAAGCTGACAGCCAAACGCCGCGGCGAGCTCGAGATCGAGATCAAGGCGCGGTGTCGCTGGGGTGTCGGCGAGGCGAGCGTTGCCGAGATCGACCGCATCAACATCTTGCAGGCGACCTTCCTCGCGATGACGCGCGCAGTCGAGGCGTTGGGGTTCGATCCGCATGAGGTGCTGGTCGATGGCAACCGGTTGCCGCGATGGCGCTACACCGCGCGCGCGATCATCGGCGGCGATGCGCTGCATCCGTGCATTTCGGCGGCGAGCATCATCGCGAAGGAACATCGCGACCGCTTCATGGTCGCCGCCGCGCGCGACTTTCCTGGCTTTGGCTGGGAAACCAACATGGGCTATGGTACCGCACAGCATCTCGCGGCGCTGCGCCAGCATGGCCCCACGCCGCACCATCGGACCAGTTTTGCCCCGGTCGCACAAATGCAGCTGGTCTGA
- a CDS encoding DUF1272 domain-containing protein: MLEMRPDCEKCGRDLPANLHGAFICSFECTFCANCADKLDEICPNCGGDLLDRPLREGAALAKFPASTERKYKG; the protein is encoded by the coding sequence ATGCTTGAAATGCGACCCGATTGCGAAAAGTGCGGACGCGATCTGCCCGCCAACCTTCACGGCGCCTTCATCTGCTCGTTCGAATGCACCTTCTGCGCGAATTGCGCCGACAAGCTCGACGAGATTTGCCCCAATTGCGGCGGTGACCTGCTCGACCGCCCGCTGCGCGAGGGCGCCGCGCTCGCCAAATTCCCCGCTTCGACGGAGCGAAAGTATAAGGGGTGA
- the glmM gene encoding phosphoglucosamine mutase has translation MRKFFGTDGIRGLTNKAPMTAEVAMRVGMAAGAHFLRGDHKHRVVIGKDTRLSGYMLENALVAGFTSVGMDVVQVGPMPTPAIAMLTRSMRADLGVMLSASHNPYYDNGIKLFGPDGYKLSDEDEAQIEHLLTVEPKLADVAHIGRAKRIDDARGRYIHAVKQSLPESVRLDGLRIVLDCANGAAYNSAPTVFWELGADVVAIGVEPNGTNINDKCGSTAPALLQETVVASGADIGIALDGDADRLIVVDEKGTIVDGDQIMGLIGASWARQGRLKGGGVVATVMSNLGLERFLEGEGLRLERTKVGDRYVLERMKEGGFNVGGEQSGHMILSDHATTGDGTLAALQVLAELVAGGKPASELLHQFDPVPQLLKNVRFAGGKPLDDKHVIAAIAEGEAALNGRGRLVIRPSGTEPLIRVMAEGDDAGQVEQVVDMICDAVRAAAA, from the coding sequence ATGCGCAAGTTTTTCGGAACCGACGGGATTCGCGGCCTGACCAACAAGGCCCCGATGACGGCGGAAGTTGCGATGCGCGTCGGCATGGCCGCGGGCGCACACTTCCTGCGCGGCGACCACAAACACCGCGTCGTGATCGGCAAGGATACGCGCCTGTCGGGCTATATGCTCGAAAACGCGCTCGTCGCGGGGTTCACGAGCGTCGGGATGGACGTGGTGCAGGTCGGGCCGATGCCGACCCCCGCTATCGCGATGCTGACGCGCTCGATGCGCGCCGACCTCGGCGTCATGCTCTCGGCGAGCCACAATCCCTATTACGACAATGGCATCAAGCTGTTCGGGCCCGATGGGTACAAGCTGTCCGACGAGGATGAGGCGCAGATCGAGCATCTGCTGACCGTCGAGCCCAAGCTCGCCGATGTGGCGCATATCGGGCGCGCGAAGCGCATCGACGACGCGCGCGGACGCTATATCCACGCGGTAAAGCAGAGCCTGCCCGAATCGGTCCGTCTCGACGGGCTGCGCATCGTGCTCGATTGCGCGAATGGCGCGGCGTATAACAGCGCGCCGACGGTGTTCTGGGAGCTCGGCGCCGACGTCGTCGCGATCGGGGTCGAACCCAACGGCACCAATATTAACGACAAATGCGGATCGACCGCGCCCGCGCTGCTACAGGAAACGGTGGTCGCGAGCGGCGCCGACATCGGCATCGCGCTCGACGGCGACGCCGACCGGCTGATCGTCGTCGACGAGAAGGGAACGATTGTCGACGGCGACCAGATCATGGGGCTGATCGGTGCGAGCTGGGCGCGGCAGGGGCGGCTGAAGGGCGGCGGGGTGGTTGCGACGGTGATGTCGAACCTCGGCCTCGAACGTTTCCTCGAAGGCGAGGGGCTGCGGCTCGAACGCACGAAGGTCGGTGACCGTTATGTGCTCGAACGGATGAAGGAAGGCGGCTTCAACGTCGGCGGCGAACAGTCGGGGCATATGATCCTGTCGGACCATGCGACCACCGGCGACGGCACGCTCGCGGCGCTGCAGGTGCTCGCCGAGCTCGTTGCCGGCGGCAAGCCGGCGAGCGAATTGCTCCACCAGTTCGATCCGGTGCCGCAGCTGCTCAAGAATGTCCGCTTTGCCGGCGGCAAGCCGCTCGACGACAAGCATGTCATCGCGGCGATTGCCGAAGGTGAAGCGGCGCTCAATGGACGCGGCCGTCTTGTTATCCGTCCGTCGGGCACCGAACCGCTGATCCGCGTCATGGCTGAGGGCGACGATGCCGGGCAGGTCGAGCAGGTCGTCGACATGATCTGCGACGCCGTGCGCGCCGCTGCGGCTTAA
- a CDS encoding dicarboxylate/amino acid:cation symporter, producing the protein MKSAWFILSALVAGMLLGIGVELVSPAAGTASLPYIEPIGLLWLNALKMTIVPLVVALLITGITATADAARAGKLAFRAVMTFLGAIFLSGLMTLLLTPLYLRLFPLSAGAAEALRHGLGGTTEAGPSPTFGDFLLSLIPTNPIAAAAETAILPLIVFTTIFAFAITKLEPPQRATLSGLFKALGDAMLIVIGWILALAPIGVFALGYALAVKAGVAAFGGLVHYVLILSATGASCIILGLLLAWLVVGIPLPRFFRAMVPTLAVAISTQSSLASLPAMLKSSEELGVDPKKADVVLPLAVALFRFTSPAMNLAVVVYVAWLFGIELSPWEMAVGLAVAMAAALSSVSLPGSISFVTSIAPIAVSMGVPVAPLGLLVAVETFPDIFRTLGNVIGDVAATKYAADGVEREPAGETP; encoded by the coding sequence TTGAAATCCGCTTGGTTCATCCTCTCGGCGCTCGTCGCCGGCATGCTTCTGGGTATCGGCGTCGAGCTGGTGTCGCCCGCCGCCGGCACCGCATCGCTTCCCTATATCGAACCGATCGGATTGCTCTGGCTCAACGCGCTCAAGATGACGATCGTCCCGCTCGTCGTCGCCTTGCTCATCACCGGCATCACCGCGACCGCCGACGCCGCGCGCGCCGGCAAGCTCGCCTTTCGCGCGGTGATGACCTTCCTCGGCGCGATCTTCCTGTCGGGACTGATGACCTTGCTCCTCACGCCGCTATACCTCCGGCTCTTCCCGCTGTCGGCGGGCGCTGCCGAGGCGCTGCGCCACGGCCTCGGCGGCACGACCGAGGCGGGCCCTTCGCCGACCTTCGGCGATTTCCTGCTCTCGCTAATCCCGACGAACCCGATCGCCGCGGCCGCCGAAACCGCGATCCTGCCGCTGATCGTCTTCACCACCATCTTCGCCTTCGCGATCACCAAGCTCGAACCGCCGCAGCGCGCAACACTGTCGGGGCTGTTCAAGGCACTGGGCGATGCGATGCTGATCGTCATCGGCTGGATCCTCGCGCTCGCGCCGATCGGCGTTTTTGCATTGGGCTATGCGCTCGCGGTCAAGGCCGGGGTCGCGGCCTTCGGCGGCCTTGTCCATTATGTGCTGATCCTCTCAGCCACCGGCGCGAGCTGCATCATCCTCGGCCTGCTGCTCGCATGGCTCGTCGTCGGCATCCCGCTGCCGCGCTTTTTCCGCGCGATGGTGCCGACGCTCGCGGTCGCGATCAGCACGCAAAGCTCGCTCGCCAGCCTGCCCGCGATGCTGAAATCGTCCGAAGAACTCGGCGTCGATCCCAAGAAGGCAGACGTCGTGCTGCCGCTCGCGGTCGCCTTGTTCCGCTTCACCAGCCCCGCGATGAACCTCGCGGTCGTCGTCTATGTCGCATGGCTGTTCGGGATCGAACTGAGCCCGTGGGAAATGGCGGTCGGCCTCGCGGTCGCAATGGCGGCGGCGCTCTCCTCGGTCAGCCTTCCCGGCTCGATCAGCTTCGTGACCTCGATCGCCCCGATCGCGGTGTCGATGGGCGTCCCCGTCGCACCGCTCGGGCTGCTCGTCGCGGTCGAGACTTTCCCTGACATTTTCCGTACACTCGGCAATGTTATCGGCGACGTCGCCGCGACCAAATATGCCGCCGACGGCGTCGAACGCGAACCAGCAGGAGAGACCCCATGA
- the thiD gene encoding bifunctional hydroxymethylpyrimidine kinase/phosphomethylpyrimidine kinase, with the protein MTARVLIIAGSDSGGGAGIQADIKAVTILGGHAMTAITAITAQNTLGVQGVHPVPTEMVLAQIDSVASDIGVDAVKIGMIGSAETAAAVAERLSQPDLAQAALVFDPVMVATSGSVLADAATIDAFRALLNRAMVATPNLPELEALGGEEAVLAHGCSLLIKGGHAEGETVIDRLLETGEGEVARWEAPRIDTPHSHGTGCTLASAIATGLAQGMPLEPAIARARDFVRLALHDAPGLGQGHGPMGQQYVRNDGLFTGPALNQITLPANDYAVSVAFYKQMGLKQIVDSPDNGYARFEAANGVTLSIHVGDGAAGGATAYLESGALDAWVAYLARRGVRFEQMPKDEEWGWREARLADPAGNRLCLYQAAEYRRYPPWRI; encoded by the coding sequence GTGACCGCACGCGTCCTGATTATCGCCGGATCGGATAGCGGCGGCGGTGCGGGCATCCAGGCCGACATCAAGGCGGTCACGATTCTCGGCGGCCATGCGATGACCGCGATCACCGCGATCACCGCTCAGAATACGCTGGGTGTGCAGGGCGTCCATCCGGTTCCGACCGAAATGGTGCTCGCGCAGATCGACAGCGTCGCGTCGGACATCGGTGTTGACGCTGTCAAGATCGGCATGATCGGCAGCGCCGAAACCGCCGCAGCGGTCGCGGAGCGTTTGTCGCAGCCCGACCTCGCGCAGGCGGCGTTGGTGTTCGATCCGGTGATGGTCGCGACGAGCGGATCGGTGCTCGCCGATGCGGCGACGATCGATGCGTTCCGCGCGCTGCTCAACCGTGCGATGGTCGCGACACCGAACCTGCCCGAGCTGGAAGCGCTCGGCGGCGAAGAGGCGGTGCTCGCGCATGGTTGCTCGCTGCTGATCAAGGGCGGCCACGCCGAGGGCGAGACGGTGATCGACCGCCTGCTCGAAACGGGCGAGGGCGAGGTCGCGCGCTGGGAAGCGCCGCGCATCGACACGCCGCACAGTCACGGCACCGGCTGCACGCTCGCGAGCGCGATCGCGACCGGGCTCGCGCAGGGCATGCCGCTCGAACCCGCGATCGCGCGTGCGCGCGATTTCGTGCGCCTCGCTCTGCACGATGCGCCGGGGCTGGGGCAGGGGCATGGCCCGATGGGGCAGCAATATGTGCGCAACGACGGGCTGTTCACCGGCCCCGCGCTCAACCAGATCACCTTGCCCGCGAACGATTATGCGGTGTCGGTCGCTTTCTATAAACAGATGGGGCTGAAGCAGATCGTCGATAGCCCTGACAATGGTTATGCGCGGTTCGAGGCGGCGAATGGCGTGACGTTGTCGATCCATGTGGGCGACGGCGCGGCAGGCGGAGCGACGGCTTATCTCGAAAGCGGCGCGCTCGATGCCTGGGTTGCTTATCTCGCGCGGCGCGGGGTGCGGTTCGAACAGATGCCGAAGGATGAGGAATGGGGCTGGCGCGAGGCGCGGCTGGCCGATCCGGCGGGCAATCGCCTGTGCCTGTATCAGGCGGCCGAATATCGGCGTTATCCGCCGTGGCGCATATGA
- a CDS encoding aldo/keto reductase: MKYRKLGHGLEVSAIGIGCMPMIKGGNILYGEAADLDETTRTIHRAIDLGVTFFDTAQIYGPFSNEELLGEAIKGKRDGLVIATKFGFKFDGNQIVGVDGSPANARAACEGSLQRLGIDTIDLFYQHRVDPSVPIEETVGGMMELVKEGKIRHIALSEAGADTIRRAAKAAPITALQSEYSIWERDIEDEILGACRDNGIGFVPYSPLGRGFLAGAVRSRDELPENDWRRNDPRYSDENLPANLAIVDAIGAVADRHGVSKAQVALAWLLAQGDDIVPIPGTKRRATMEDSVAAAEVTLTAEDLAAIDAAAPKGGTSGPRYGEMGMRMVRL, from the coding sequence ATGAAATATCGCAAGCTCGGCCACGGCCTCGAAGTTTCGGCGATCGGCATCGGCTGCATGCCGATGATCAAGGGCGGCAATATCCTCTATGGCGAGGCGGCCGATCTCGACGAAACGACGCGCACGATCCACCGCGCGATCGACCTTGGCGTCACCTTTTTCGACACCGCGCAAATCTATGGCCCGTTCAGCAACGAAGAACTGCTGGGTGAGGCGATCAAGGGCAAGCGCGACGGGCTCGTCATCGCGACCAAATTCGGCTTCAAGTTCGACGGCAACCAGATCGTCGGTGTCGACGGCTCGCCCGCCAATGCCCGCGCCGCGTGCGAAGGCTCGCTCCAGCGGCTCGGCATCGACACGATCGACCTTTTCTACCAGCACCGCGTCGACCCGTCGGTGCCGATCGAGGAAACGGTCGGCGGGATGATGGAGCTGGTGAAGGAAGGCAAGATTCGCCACATCGCGCTGTCCGAAGCCGGCGCCGACACGATCCGCCGCGCCGCGAAGGCCGCGCCGATCACCGCGCTGCAGAGCGAATATTCGATCTGGGAACGCGATATCGAGGACGAGATCCTCGGCGCGTGCCGCGACAATGGCATCGGCTTCGTTCCCTATTCACCGCTCGGCCGCGGTTTCCTCGCGGGCGCGGTGCGCAGCCGCGACGAACTTCCTGAAAATGACTGGCGCCGCAACGATCCGCGCTATTCGGACGAAAATCTGCCCGCCAATCTCGCGATCGTCGATGCGATCGGCGCGGTCGCGGACAGGCACGGCGTGTCGAAAGCGCAGGTCGCGCTCGCCTGGCTGCTCGCGCAGGGCGACGACATCGTCCCCATCCCCGGCACCAAGCGCCGCGCCACGATGGAAGACAGCGTTGCGGCGGCGGAGGTCACGCTGACCGCCGAAGACCTCGCCGCAATCGATGCGGCGGCGCCGAAGGGCGGCACCAGTGGGCCGCGTTACGGCGAGATGGGTATGCGGATGGTGCGGCTTTAG